In Arthrobacter sp. CDRTa11, one DNA window encodes the following:
- a CDS encoding ester cyclase, with translation MGQARDVLDRLTTAVTARDKETQAACYAADAVAVTPEEGELVGPAAISNYLSQFGESFPDISYEYAQKYEDGNVAIDEGFVVGTNTGPLPLPSGESLPPTGKSIRVRSTDIVHVEDGLITRHEFYFDQLEFLGQLGLLPESLSKP, from the coding sequence ATGGGACAGGCACGCGATGTATTGGACCGCTTAACCACTGCCGTGACCGCGAGAGATAAAGAGACTCAGGCGGCGTGCTACGCAGCTGATGCCGTGGCCGTCACCCCCGAAGAGGGTGAGCTAGTCGGGCCGGCAGCAATCAGTAACTACCTGTCGCAATTTGGGGAATCGTTCCCGGATATCAGCTATGAGTATGCGCAGAAGTATGAGGATGGAAATGTAGCCATCGATGAGGGCTTTGTCGTCGGAACCAACACAGGACCGCTGCCCCTGCCGTCCGGCGAAAGCCTACCTCCCACGGGCAAAAGCATCAGGGTGAGAAGTACCGACATCGTCCACGTGGAGGATGGTCTGATCACAAGGCACGAATTCTACTTTGACCAGCTGGAGTTCCTAGGACAACTCGGCCTGCTACCGGAATCCCTGTCCAAGCCCTGA
- a CDS encoding SDR family oxidoreductase yields the protein MNIAVAGGTGKVGRHVVSIARERGHTVKILARSEGVDLVTGRGLAGALEGVDTVIDVVSIQTLSAKASVEFFRATTTNLLQAAKAAGVRHYLALSIVGADKAAAGIYSGKLVQEELVSGGEVPWTILRATQFHEFAGQVLARSSVGPLAVVPRMTTQPIAAREVAVALVDAAEAGPQGRIPDLGGPRVEQLVDMVRTYARESGQRKLVVGATAPGRLWKAMRNGTLLPEAGAAVGRQTFREWLAALKQQQVHPKP from the coding sequence ATGAACATCGCAGTCGCCGGCGGAACCGGGAAAGTGGGCCGCCACGTGGTCAGCATCGCCAGGGAGCGGGGGCATACCGTGAAGATCCTCGCCCGCTCGGAGGGCGTGGACCTGGTCACCGGCCGCGGCCTGGCCGGGGCGCTGGAGGGCGTGGACACCGTTATTGATGTTGTCAGCATCCAGACCCTGTCCGCCAAAGCATCGGTGGAGTTTTTCCGGGCCACCACCACCAACCTGCTGCAGGCGGCCAAGGCTGCCGGCGTGCGGCATTACCTGGCGCTGTCCATCGTTGGTGCGGACAAGGCTGCCGCCGGGATCTACTCCGGCAAGCTGGTCCAGGAAGAGCTGGTCAGCGGCGGGGAAGTGCCCTGGACGATCCTGCGCGCCACCCAGTTCCACGAGTTCGCCGGGCAGGTCCTGGCCCGCAGCTCGGTTGGCCCGCTGGCTGTCGTACCCCGGATGACCACCCAGCCCATCGCCGCCCGCGAGGTGGCCGTGGCCCTGGTGGACGCCGCGGAGGCAGGCCCGCAGGGACGGATTCCGGACCTGGGCGGGCCGCGGGTGGAGCAGCTGGTGGACATGGTCCGGACGTACGCCCGGGAATCAGGGCAGCGGAAGCTTGTTGTTGGCGCCACAGCGCCGGGCCGGCTGTGGAAAGCGATGCGCAACGGGACCCTGCTCCCGGAGGCGGGCGCCGCCGTCGGACGCCAGACGTTCCGGGAGTGGCTGGCAGCGCTGAAGCAGCAGCAGGTGCATCCCAAGCCGTAG
- a CDS encoding ice-binding family protein, whose amino-acid sequence MRHSSTQNHSVRNQSTPPAAASFRRRAAVPVLGSAAIFVLALAVAWQQPAFAAAPINLGTAAPYSVLGGSTVTNTGPSILPGNLGVSPGSAITGFPPGLALAATNAANALAVQAQLDVVTAYNEAAARPMTTGVSGDLAGFTLTEGVYTSSSSLGLNGALTLDGKGNFNSIFVFQVASTLVTGSASRVILTNGAQACNVYWQVGSSATLGTASSFKGTILALTSITLQTGATVEGRALARNGAVTLDSNVFTAPGCVAGPPPTTGTPTETVPPTSTVTSTPTATDTGTPTAGGTATETTTARGATPTPTASPTTGAPLAKTGTGTGGTGETRGRNQGTDVDTAASVSAVGPGALVAWGAVIAGIGAAAGSISGARLLAGRRRNS is encoded by the coding sequence ATGCGACATAGTTCTACGCAAAACCACTCCGTTCGAAACCAATCCACCCCGCCGGCTGCGGCGAGTTTTCGCCGCCGGGCCGCCGTGCCCGTCCTGGGATCCGCCGCAATATTTGTTCTGGCATTGGCCGTTGCCTGGCAGCAGCCGGCGTTTGCGGCGGCCCCGATCAACCTTGGCACCGCCGCCCCCTATTCCGTGCTGGGCGGCAGCACCGTAACCAACACGGGCCCATCCATTCTTCCGGGAAATTTGGGGGTGAGCCCGGGGTCGGCAATCACGGGGTTTCCTCCCGGCCTCGCTCTTGCCGCCACTAACGCGGCGAATGCGCTTGCGGTGCAGGCGCAGCTGGACGTGGTCACCGCCTACAACGAAGCAGCAGCTCGGCCAATGACCACCGGGGTGTCAGGTGATCTGGCCGGCTTCACCCTGACTGAGGGTGTCTATACGTCCAGCAGTTCGCTGGGTCTCAACGGGGCGCTGACCCTGGACGGGAAAGGGAACTTCAACTCCATTTTCGTCTTTCAGGTCGCGTCCACCCTGGTGACGGGCTCGGCCAGCAGAGTCATCCTGACCAACGGCGCCCAGGCCTGCAATGTGTACTGGCAGGTGGGAAGTTCAGCCACGCTGGGCACCGCCTCGAGTTTCAAGGGGACCATCCTGGCTCTGACGTCGATAACCCTCCAGACGGGCGCCACCGTGGAGGGCCGGGCGCTGGCCCGCAATGGCGCCGTCACCCTTGACAGCAACGTGTTTACCGCGCCGGGCTGCGTCGCCGGTCCGCCGCCCACCACGGGCACGCCGACTGAAACGGTACCGCCGACGTCGACAGTCACCAGCACGCCGACGGCGACAGATACCGGCACGCCGACGGCGGGCGGTACCGCCACCGAAACCACCACAGCAAGGGGCGCCACGCCGACGCCCACGGCTTCTCCCACCACGGGAGCTCCGCTGGCCAAGACCGGGACCGGAACCGGGGGGACGGGCGAAACAAGGGGGCGGAACCAAGGGACCGATGTTGACACCGCCGCGAGTGTTTCAGCAGTAGGCCCTGGGGCGCTTGTGGCTTGGGGTGCAGTCATCGCCGGGATTGGCGCAGCGGCGGGAAGCATCAGCGGGGCCAGGCTGCTGGCCGGAAGGCGTCGGAACAGTTAA
- a CDS encoding class F sortase, with protein sequence MSAAPSEPAPSAGPATPAPAVPSLDVPQGPVQVASPPLHITYPAVEMDQDVLALSPTEQELTLGSIVPPHTVEAYWLAPYGSPGAGSTNTTYIVGHSWEGRGSPFNNISARSQPGDQFTVTTEQGTLGFKVDAITTENKSTLEASPIWDIVPGRLILITCFTEDLWGKNIIIEASPLETQSR encoded by the coding sequence ATGTCGGCTGCACCCTCGGAGCCGGCTCCTTCGGCAGGTCCGGCGACGCCGGCTCCGGCAGTTCCGTCGCTTGACGTGCCTCAGGGCCCGGTGCAGGTCGCCTCACCTCCGTTACACATCACCTATCCCGCGGTGGAGATGGACCAGGATGTGCTGGCGCTGTCCCCGACGGAGCAGGAGCTGACCCTGGGATCTATCGTCCCGCCGCACACGGTGGAGGCGTACTGGCTTGCTCCGTACGGCAGCCCGGGCGCGGGGTCCACCAACACCACCTATATCGTCGGGCACAGCTGGGAAGGCCGCGGCTCCCCTTTCAACAACATCAGCGCCCGTTCCCAGCCGGGCGATCAGTTCACCGTCACCACGGAGCAGGGGACCCTTGGCTTTAAGGTGGACGCGATCACAACGGAGAACAAAAGCACGCTCGAGGCCAGCCCGATCTGGGACATAGTTCCGGGCCGCCTTATCCTCATCACCTGCTTCACGGAGGACCTCTGGGGCAAGAACATCATTATTGAGGCCAGCCCGCTGGAAACCCAAAGTAGGTAG
- a CDS encoding MinD/ParA family protein: MPAITPNPSSPSEAGQPPIRRSSWAEAAAAADAAKTTGHVPAPSRPPASFAPAGRQPEAGVPAVGVPDSDTPAVDVPAFAGPSFETPTAAAPAAADQDISTSAPAGGTADAAPPSSDASTSTEPVRRSKRPSAADVIADTPMPDFTSSPGLFVREQKPRPVGGFRGAMYSLTGGAWNLGPGAKQRAEDELRLRIARQLQGSFNTAVLSLKGGIGKTSTTVGVGLTLAEFRGDPPCAIDANPDSGDLVERALGEGIYQQASPRTITDLLKNIESVDSLTALSRYMHHAGRLHLIAGEQDPEVSDSLTAAEYLRIRKLISSYYSIALTDCGTGVTHNAMSGILQSADNLIIAAGYAVSGAKRARSTLHWLASHGYEDLARNAIVVITDKDEVSSRVDKDAIEEHLAGICRQLIAVPHDRGVADGDLVTLDVLKPETRRAYKEIAAAMVDGYR, encoded by the coding sequence ATGCCAGCCATCACTCCGAACCCCTCCAGTCCGTCAGAGGCAGGCCAGCCGCCTATCCGCCGCAGCTCCTGGGCCGAAGCGGCCGCCGCTGCGGACGCAGCGAAAACCACGGGCCACGTCCCCGCACCCAGCCGGCCGCCGGCATCCTTCGCGCCTGCCGGCCGCCAGCCGGAAGCTGGTGTGCCCGCGGTTGGGGTGCCTGATTCGGATACGCCGGCTGTTGACGTGCCGGCTTTTGCCGGTCCCAGCTTCGAGACGCCGACAGCTGCCGCCCCGGCGGCGGCCGATCAGGACATCAGCACCTCCGCCCCCGCGGGCGGCACTGCGGACGCTGCGCCGCCGTCGTCGGACGCTTCTACCAGTACCGAACCGGTGCGCCGGAGCAAGCGGCCCAGCGCCGCGGACGTTATTGCCGACACCCCGATGCCTGACTTCACCAGCTCGCCGGGCCTGTTTGTCCGTGAGCAGAAGCCCCGGCCGGTGGGCGGATTCCGCGGCGCCATGTACTCGCTGACCGGTGGGGCCTGGAACCTGGGCCCCGGCGCCAAACAGCGCGCAGAGGACGAACTGCGCCTCCGGATCGCGCGCCAGCTGCAGGGCAGCTTCAACACGGCGGTCCTGAGCCTGAAGGGCGGCATCGGCAAGACCTCCACCACGGTGGGCGTGGGCCTGACCCTGGCCGAATTCCGCGGCGATCCGCCCTGCGCCATCGATGCCAACCCGGACTCCGGCGACCTGGTGGAGCGCGCCCTCGGCGAGGGCATTTACCAGCAGGCCAGCCCGCGCACCATCACGGACCTGCTCAAGAACATCGAGTCCGTGGATTCGCTCACCGCGCTGTCCCGCTACATGCACCACGCCGGCCGGCTGCACCTGATCGCGGGGGAGCAGGATCCGGAGGTCTCGGACTCGCTCACGGCGGCCGAATATCTGCGGATCCGCAAGCTTATCTCCAGCTACTACTCCATCGCCCTGACCGACTGCGGCACCGGCGTCACGCACAACGCCATGAGCGGCATCCTGCAGTCCGCTGACAACCTGATCATCGCCGCAGGGTATGCGGTGAGCGGCGCCAAGCGGGCCCGCAGCACCCTGCACTGGCTGGCCAGCCACGGCTACGAGGATCTGGCCCGGAACGCCATTGTGGTCATCACGGACAAGGACGAAGTCTCCTCCCGCGTGGACAAGGACGCCATCGAGGAACACCTCGCCGGCATCTGCCGCCAGCTCATCGCCGTCCCGCATGACCGCGGCGTGGCCGACGGCGACCTGGTCACCCTGGACGTCCTCAAGCCTGAAACCCGGCGGGCGTACAAGGAAATCGCCGCCGCCATGGTGGACGGGTACCGCTAA
- a CDS encoding glycosyltransferase: MSTILAYTSPALGHLFPMTPLLLELHRRGHDVHVRTLASHVGLIRSLGLTAEPIDPRIEAVTMNDYTARGPKGALAAAAGIFATRGTYDAPDFRAAIDGVRPDAAIVDINSWGAGFAAEAWGGPWVSFSPYTPALSSPGTPPFGPGLPPMGGFLGRVRDAVLGRAVLGAVEQSMLPRLNALREQLGLPPVASADEFLRKAPLMLVTTAKPFEYAVTDWGQEVLMVGAPTWEPPQDVPEWLTSIDKPIVLVTTSSEFQDDGVLVRTALDAFRDEPVHTVATMPAGIPDGLDVPANATVVDFVPHNAVLDRAAVAVTHGGMGSTQKALAHGVPVCVVPFGRDQLEVARRVEVSKSGTRLPRRKLSPGRLRRAVKDAMAMRAGAARVAEGYAAAGGASAAADAIEARLLQSHAA; this comes from the coding sequence ATGTCCACCATCCTCGCCTACACCTCACCCGCACTGGGCCATCTCTTTCCCATGACACCCCTGCTGCTGGAACTGCACCGCCGCGGCCATGACGTGCACGTACGCACCCTTGCCAGCCACGTCGGGCTGATCCGGAGCCTCGGACTCACCGCAGAGCCCATCGACCCACGCATCGAAGCCGTCACCATGAACGACTACACAGCCCGCGGGCCGAAGGGTGCTTTGGCTGCCGCCGCGGGGATATTCGCCACCCGCGGCACCTATGACGCTCCGGACTTCCGGGCGGCAATCGACGGGGTCCGCCCGGACGCTGCCATCGTGGACATCAACAGCTGGGGCGCCGGCTTCGCTGCCGAGGCCTGGGGCGGCCCCTGGGTGTCCTTCTCGCCCTACACTCCCGCGCTCAGCTCGCCGGGTACACCGCCGTTCGGTCCCGGCCTGCCTCCCATGGGCGGCTTCCTGGGACGGGTCCGGGATGCCGTACTGGGCAGGGCCGTCCTCGGAGCTGTGGAGCAGTCCATGTTGCCCCGGCTCAACGCCTTGCGGGAACAGCTGGGGCTTCCGCCCGTGGCATCGGCCGACGAGTTCCTCCGCAAGGCCCCGCTGATGCTGGTCACTACCGCCAAGCCGTTCGAATACGCCGTCACGGACTGGGGGCAGGAGGTCCTGATGGTAGGCGCCCCCACCTGGGAGCCTCCGCAGGACGTCCCGGAATGGCTGACCTCCATTGACAAACCAATCGTCCTTGTCACCACGTCCTCCGAGTTCCAGGACGACGGCGTGCTGGTCCGCACTGCCCTGGACGCGTTCCGGGACGAACCCGTTCACACTGTTGCCACCATGCCTGCAGGAATCCCTGACGGGCTGGACGTGCCCGCCAATGCCACCGTGGTGGATTTTGTTCCCCACAACGCCGTCCTTGACCGTGCAGCCGTTGCGGTCACCCACGGCGGCATGGGCTCCACCCAGAAGGCGCTGGCGCACGGCGTGCCGGTGTGTGTGGTGCCTTTCGGCCGGGACCAGCTGGAGGTGGCCAGGCGGGTGGAGGTCAGCAAGTCCGGGACCCGTCTGCCGCGCAGGAAGCTCTCGCCTGGACGGCTTCGGCGGGCCGTGAAGGACGCCATGGCCATGCGTGCCGGTGCCGCTCGGGTGGCTGAAGGCTACGCCGCAGCCGGCGGAGCCTCCGCCGCCGCGGATGCCATCGAGGCCCGGCTGCTGCAGTCACACGCGGCTTGA
- a CDS encoding TetR/AcrR family transcriptional regulator gives MKLAEEAKRPYRMAARSDAAAATAEAILDAVTELFWEQPSDQIRLDEVAARSGVTVQTVIRRFGNKDKLFAAAAERQSEQVVQARSRVVPGDVPGAVANLMEHYELMGDRVLRMLAEEGRMPALKVLADQGRRLHRQWCEHTFAPFLPDQPPAVRKRRLAQLVTICDVYTWKLLRRDSALTRRQTEQALAEMLAPFTKDVT, from the coding sequence ATGAAATTGGCGGAGGAGGCCAAACGGCCTTACCGGATGGCAGCCCGTTCCGATGCTGCCGCGGCCACGGCAGAAGCCATTCTCGACGCCGTGACGGAGCTCTTCTGGGAGCAGCCATCCGATCAGATCCGCCTGGATGAAGTGGCCGCAAGGTCCGGCGTCACCGTCCAGACCGTCATCCGCCGCTTCGGAAACAAGGACAAGCTGTTCGCCGCAGCCGCCGAACGCCAGTCCGAGCAAGTGGTGCAGGCCCGCTCGCGCGTGGTGCCGGGGGATGTACCGGGCGCGGTGGCCAACCTGATGGAGCACTACGAGCTCATGGGTGACCGTGTGCTGCGGATGCTCGCAGAAGAGGGCCGCATGCCGGCGCTCAAGGTCCTTGCCGACCAGGGCCGCCGCCTGCACCGCCAGTGGTGCGAGCACACGTTCGCACCCTTCCTCCCTGACCAGCCGCCGGCCGTCCGCAAGCGGCGGCTTGCCCAGCTGGTAACCATCTGTGATGTCTACACCTGGAAGCTGCTGCGCCGCGACAGCGCACTCACCCGCCGCCAGACGGAGCAAGCCCTCGCGGAAATGCTTGCCCCCTTCACCAAGGACGTGACCTGA
- a CDS encoding MBL fold metallo-hydrolase, whose protein sequence is MSEWLEVGADNYVLVTEGSLLNTGLIVGSERAMVIDTGCGPRQGREILDAVREKTHLPLVVVNTHAHYDHFFGNAVFAEDGANEFWAHENCAAEIDERGDLQRRFVGTLEPEMSTGEGDNVELVVPNAIVKDQPVLVDLGGLTATLFYLGRGHTDGDLLVGTPTTLYVGDLVEQGAHPSFEDSYPEEWADALRHISALRHRYEFLIPGHGKPCSDQFVKTMADTMTTAVRQAMQSIRDTPTDATKAIPVLPYGPEQSRWFIKRLQETRPQH, encoded by the coding sequence ATGTCAGAATGGCTCGAAGTCGGTGCGGACAACTATGTGCTCGTCACCGAAGGTTCACTCCTGAACACCGGCCTGATTGTTGGCTCCGAGCGGGCCATGGTGATCGATACCGGCTGCGGTCCGCGGCAGGGACGCGAGATCCTGGACGCAGTGCGTGAGAAGACCCACCTGCCGCTGGTGGTGGTCAACACCCACGCCCACTACGATCACTTCTTCGGCAACGCCGTCTTCGCCGAGGACGGCGCCAACGAATTCTGGGCCCATGAAAACTGCGCCGCCGAGATCGACGAGCGCGGGGACCTGCAGCGCCGCTTCGTTGGCACCCTGGAGCCGGAAATGTCCACCGGCGAAGGTGACAACGTGGAACTGGTGGTGCCCAACGCCATCGTGAAGGACCAGCCCGTGCTGGTGGACCTGGGCGGGCTGACCGCCACCCTGTTCTACCTGGGCCGCGGCCATACCGACGGCGACCTCCTGGTGGGCACTCCCACCACCCTCTACGTGGGCGACCTCGTAGAACAGGGCGCCCACCCGTCCTTTGAGGATTCGTACCCGGAGGAATGGGCCGACGCGCTGCGGCACATTTCCGCCCTGCGCCACCGCTACGAGTTCCTGATACCGGGCCACGGCAAGCCCTGCAGCGACCAGTTCGTGAAGACCATGGCAGACACCATGACCACCGCCGTCCGCCAGGCCATGCAGTCCATCCGCGACACCCCGACTGACGCCACCAAGGCCATTCCCGTGCTGCCGTACGGCCCGGAACAGTCCCGCTGGTTTATCAAGCGGCTGCAGGAGACCCGCCCGCAGCACTGA
- a CDS encoding fibronectin type III domain-containing protein: MNLVWARPTDNGSTINHFSVQYRLSGGSWTSAADAPVVSLSASISGLTAGSTYEFRVAAVNGIGTGTYSATASAVAPTPPVIYVADTFTRADSSSLGTTETGALTWAAINPSLWSIVSNTLNRIAGTITTNPNDVAVDTGQANGTITVTNLGTTANKGIVFRLPSGTNNTGYVFYNAGGTWTLSKRTGSNAYTALGTAAGVTPAAGDVMSVVLNGSSIVCKINGTVVITLTDTSYTGTRHGVWSTGTVAGQFDNWSHSDQIV, from the coding sequence GTGAACCTCGTATGGGCACGCCCCACTGACAACGGGTCCACGATCAACCACTTCAGCGTCCAGTACCGACTCAGCGGAGGATCATGGACCAGCGCGGCAGATGCACCGGTAGTATCCCTGTCCGCTTCCATCAGCGGCCTCACCGCAGGCAGCACCTACGAATTCCGCGTGGCAGCAGTCAATGGCATCGGCACCGGCACATACTCGGCCACCGCCTCGGCAGTCGCCCCGACGCCGCCGGTCATCTACGTGGCTGACACCTTCACCCGTGCGGACTCCAGCAGCCTCGGAACCACCGAAACAGGAGCCCTCACCTGGGCAGCTATCAACCCGTCACTGTGGTCCATCGTCTCCAACACGCTCAACCGGATCGCGGGCACCATCACCACGAACCCGAACGACGTTGCGGTAGACACCGGGCAGGCCAACGGCACTATCACGGTCACAAACCTTGGAACAACCGCCAACAAGGGAATCGTGTTCAGGCTGCCATCCGGCACCAACAACACCGGATACGTCTTCTACAACGCCGGCGGCACTTGGACCCTGTCCAAGCGAACCGGCTCGAACGCATACACGGCACTTGGAACGGCGGCGGGCGTAACCCCTGCGGCCGGCGACGTGATGTCAGTGGTTCTGAATGGGTCGTCCATCGTCTGCAAGATCAACGGGACGGTCGTCATCACGCTCACGGATACCAGCTACACTGGCACGCGGCATGGTGTTTGGTCTACCGGAACGGTGGCAGGTCAGTTCGACAACTGGTCACACAGCGACCAGATCGTCTAG
- a CDS encoding acyltransferase family protein, with the protein MTQLLTLKRGQKRGTAKPINQGIRPDIQGLRALAVLAVIADHLFHWPSGGFVGVDVFFVISGFLITGLLLREHERTGRISFVDFYRRRVKRILPASVLVLAVTLAGSYLIYSTTRFQSVLWDVVWAFLFAGNWRFAVVGTDYFASDAVSPIQHFWSLAVEEQFYFVWPWLMLLIFFVVGKRSSNGTAGRAAVGAAIALISLASFAWALAETASAPSMAYFSTFSRAWELGVGAGLAVAAPVLGQLPAKLRPILSWLGLTGILVSVAVINSGSPFPAPAALLPVLASALVIAAGTGASTSIRLPAVLTNRISGYLGDISYSLYLWHFPVVIIGADVFPEAGWQYQIGAVAATFFLAVVAYNLFEDPIRKSDWLKGKDKMGRSRREIEVSDRFKQTALFALAAMTAVVVVAAFSRFDAAPQTAVALPAATAPSAAATAAPVQYGAVVTALQKEITQALQAPEWPALAPSLDDAIGSRQAREDISACGMPDEYDPAQCVVNPTAQKSAIILGNSMAMTYAAPLIDSLGQGWSVNVHGAYGCPFSAVFIPTNTASLAAACEGKNDEGIRMVQESKPDVVFIINTYTTNKPAGADKPLPAAEWAASIEAAVQEMNLSGTRVVFITPPPADKDIAKCYTKVSKPADCISGVTSLWYDNFDAESAMAKRIGAAVVDTRSLFCLDQSCPAFVSETPMKLDTSHMTVEYGSKITSALRELLAEQKIL; encoded by the coding sequence ATGACGCAATTACTGACGCTCAAGCGTGGGCAAAAACGGGGCACGGCTAAGCCCATCAACCAAGGCATCCGCCCTGATATTCAAGGGCTTCGTGCTCTGGCTGTCCTGGCGGTCATTGCCGACCACCTCTTCCACTGGCCGTCAGGCGGCTTCGTCGGCGTTGATGTCTTCTTCGTGATCTCCGGCTTCCTCATTACCGGACTCTTGCTGCGCGAGCACGAGAGGACCGGCCGAATATCCTTCGTCGACTTTTACCGCCGCCGCGTCAAGCGCATCCTCCCGGCCTCCGTTCTGGTACTGGCCGTCACCCTCGCGGGTTCATACCTCATCTACAGCACCACCCGGTTCCAGTCCGTTCTCTGGGATGTCGTCTGGGCCTTCCTCTTCGCGGGCAATTGGCGGTTCGCCGTGGTCGGGACGGACTACTTTGCATCCGACGCTGTGTCGCCGATCCAGCACTTCTGGTCGCTCGCAGTGGAAGAGCAGTTTTACTTCGTCTGGCCGTGGCTGATGCTGCTCATCTTCTTCGTGGTGGGTAAGCGGTCCAGCAATGGAACTGCAGGACGGGCGGCCGTCGGTGCAGCCATAGCGCTCATTAGCCTGGCGTCCTTCGCGTGGGCTCTCGCCGAAACTGCATCCGCCCCTTCGATGGCCTATTTCTCGACATTCTCCCGGGCTTGGGAGCTCGGCGTCGGCGCGGGTTTGGCGGTTGCGGCCCCGGTTCTCGGCCAACTACCGGCGAAGCTCCGCCCCATCCTCAGCTGGCTGGGCCTTACTGGCATCCTCGTATCCGTCGCCGTCATCAACAGCGGTTCCCCGTTTCCGGCACCGGCAGCACTCCTGCCCGTGCTGGCTTCAGCGTTGGTCATCGCCGCTGGCACCGGTGCATCGACTTCGATCAGGCTCCCGGCCGTCCTGACCAACAGGATCAGTGGCTACCTTGGCGACATCTCCTATTCGCTCTACCTCTGGCACTTCCCCGTCGTCATCATCGGTGCGGACGTGTTCCCCGAAGCAGGATGGCAATACCAGATCGGCGCAGTCGCCGCCACGTTTTTCCTAGCCGTCGTTGCCTACAACCTTTTCGAGGATCCAATTCGTAAGTCGGACTGGTTGAAGGGCAAGGACAAGATGGGGCGGTCCCGCCGTGAGATCGAAGTTTCCGACCGCTTCAAGCAAACTGCTTTGTTCGCACTCGCTGCCATGACCGCCGTGGTCGTGGTCGCGGCTTTCAGTAGGTTCGATGCAGCCCCGCAAACGGCTGTTGCTCTACCCGCGGCCACGGCGCCATCTGCTGCCGCCACTGCTGCCCCAGTGCAGTACGGGGCGGTCGTGACCGCACTGCAGAAAGAGATCACACAGGCCCTCCAGGCGCCAGAGTGGCCTGCGCTGGCACCCTCCCTGGACGACGCCATCGGTAGCCGGCAAGCACGGGAGGATATCAGCGCCTGCGGAATGCCAGATGAGTACGACCCTGCACAATGCGTTGTGAACCCCACCGCGCAGAAATCCGCCATCATCCTCGGAAACTCAATGGCGATGACGTACGCTGCGCCCCTGATCGATTCGCTGGGACAGGGATGGTCAGTCAATGTGCACGGCGCCTACGGTTGCCCCTTCTCAGCTGTATTCATCCCGACGAACACAGCTTCCCTGGCTGCAGCCTGTGAGGGGAAAAATGACGAGGGGATTCGTATGGTCCAGGAGTCTAAGCCTGACGTGGTCTTCATCATCAACACCTACACCACCAACAAACCCGCAGGCGCCGACAAGCCGCTTCCAGCTGCCGAGTGGGCGGCTTCCATAGAAGCCGCCGTTCAGGAGATGAATTTGAGCGGAACCCGGGTGGTTTTCATAACGCCGCCTCCGGCGGACAAAGACATCGCAAAGTGCTACACCAAGGTGTCCAAGCCAGCCGACTGTATCTCCGGAGTAACCAGCCTCTGGTACGACAACTTCGACGCGGAATCAGCAATGGCGAAGCGCATCGGCGCTGCCGTCGTGGACACCAGATCGCTGTTCTGCCTTGATCAGTCCTGCCCGGCTTTCGTCTCCGAAACCCCTATGAAGCTGGACACCAGCCACATGACCGTCGAGTACGGATCCAAGATCACCTCGGCACTCCGGGAACTGCTCGCTGAGCAGAAGATCCTCTAG